Genomic segment of Streptosporangium sp. NBC_01755:
GGCGTGGAGCAACTTCACCTTCACCACCAAGACCAACCGCCAGTACGAGGTGGACCTCCTGGTCATCGGCCGGGGCGGCATCTACCTGCTGGAGCTCAAGCAGCGGGATCCTGCGGGCCGCCAAGCGGGAGTACTCCGTCCTGGAGAACGCCGCCTATCCCGGCATCGCACGGGCCATCGAGCTGTACGAGCACGAACGCGGCCCGGCGGTCGTCTTCACGCACGACCCGACCGAGGTCCGCCTCGACCACTTCCTGCGGCAGAAAGGCGGCTCCCTCAGCGTCGACCAGCGGGTGGAGCTGATCCGCACCCTGACCGGGACGCTCCGGTACGCGCACGCGCGCCGCCTGATCCACCGCAGGCTCAGCCCGCTCTCGGTCTACGTCCGCACCCTCGGTGACGGCCGGTACGGTGCCCGCGTCCGGGACTGGCACACCGCCGGTCGGATGTTGCCCGGGCAGACCGGACAGGTGGCCGGGACCCGCACCCTGGAGATACTGACCGACCGGGGCGCGCACGGTTATCTCGCCCGGGAGACGCTGCACAACACGGACGCCGACGCGGTCCTGGCCGACGTGTTCGGCCTGGGCGCGCTGACCTTCCTCATCCTGACCGGCAAGGCCCCCGCCGAGTCCAACGAGGAGCTGCTGCTGCGGATCGTCCGGGAGAACGGCCTCGATCTCACCCTGGAACTGCCCGGCGCCTCGCAGACGATGGCCGACCTGGTCCGCGAGGCGACCACCGGTGACGTGGACCTCCGCACCGAGTCGGTGGACCGGTTCGCGCAGGCCCTGGAAGAGCTGATCGCCGAGCTCGGCGGTCAGCCGCGCGTCGACCCGCTCACCGCCGGACAGGGCGCCGTCCTCGGCACCAAGGAGGAGCCCGGAAGGTTCGAGGTCATCCAGCGGCTCGGGCAGGGGTCCACCGCCGTCGCCCTGCTCGTCAAGGATTCCCGGCACGGCGAGGCGGTCCTGAAGGTCGCACTGGACGAGGAGGGCGCCAGGCGGCGGCTGCTCGACGAGGCCACGGTGCTCCCCTCCAACCAGAGCGGCCGGCCACACCTGGACGGGCACCCGGCTCCGGGCGCCATCGGCGCGGTCCAGCTCTCCACCACCTGGATCAAGGCACATCAGCACGCCGCGGTCTCCTGAGCCCTACCTCCTGACCTCTGATCCCTGACCGCCTCAACCTCCGACTTCTGATCCCTGACCACCTCAATCCCTGACCGCCCCATCCCCTGGTCCTCCCGACTCTGACCATCCTGACCTCCGGCTGCTCTGGCCTGTGGCTTCTCCGACTTCCGGCTGCTCTGACTTTCGGCCTTCCCTCGCTCGGCTTTTGGTGTCCTTCGAGGGGGGCTGCGTACGGGGCACCGGGGGTTGGACCGGGTCCGATGGGCACCCGCATGTCCTCTCGTAGCTCGTTATGGAGCTGACATCGCGCCACCTGCGGGGAGTCTTTACCTGCTCTTAAAATGATCTCCCATCGCACGGCCAACTGACACCGACTTCGTCTGGTGGTGGGACATCTCGGCTGACCGGGCCGAGGCGCTGATCGAGGCTTTCCAGCGCCGGGACAGCGACGGCATCCGGCTCGCGCACGACTTCCACAGCGAGAGCCTGGACACCCGCTTCCTCGGCGACTTCTACCAGGATCTCTCCGAGCACGTCCAGAAGAAGTACGCGCTGCTGCAGACGCCGGTCTTCGTGGAGGAGTTCATCCTCGACCAGACCCTCACCCCGGCCCTGGAACGTTTCGATCTGACGGAACTGAAGCTGATCGACCCCACCTGCGGGTCGGGGCACTTCCTGCTCGGTGCGTTCGACCGGCTGCTGGAGGAGTGGGGGCGGCTCGAACCGGGCACCGACCTGCGGGTCCGGGTGCAGCGTGCGCTGGACAGCGTGCACGGCGTGGACATCAACCCGACCGCGACCGCGATCACCAAGTTCCGTCTGATGGTCGCCGCGCTCCGCGCCTGCCGGGTGACCCGCCTGGACGGCCCCAACACTCCCGGTCTGCAGTTGAACATCGGCACCGGCGACTCCCTCATCTACGGCGGTGGCATGTCCGGCGGCCGTCAGACCGAACTCAATGTCGAGGTCACTGGAGAAGACTTCGGAAAGAAAGACGAGAACGCCGATCCGGGCACAGATGATCTCAATACAGGAAGAGCTGGACTGGGAGGTCTACAAGCTCTACGGGATCCTGGAGGAGGATCTCACCTACGGCGGAAAAGACCTGCCGGGGCTGGCGCTCGGGGAGCGGGCGTTCGAGATCGTGCTCGGCAGGCAGGTCGAGGCCGGGGGGACGGAGACCGCCTGGTTCGAGCGGCACCGTTCGACCATGCGTACCGACCTCCCGGAACACTGGCCGGAGGCGTACAAAGAGCTGGTCCGCCGGCGGATCGACTTCATCGCGAACAAGCCGCTGCTCGGTCTGGTGGAGCGTCCGGAGTGCAAGCGGCGCTGGGCGGCGGAGCCGTACGAGACGACGCGGGCGAACGCGCTGCGCGACTGGCTGCTGGACCGGCTTGAGAAGCCAAGCCTCTGGTCCGACCGGAACGGGGACCCCCGAGCGCTGAGCGTGGCGCAGCTCGCCGACCTGGCCCGGCTGGACACGGACTTCCGGCAGGTGCTCGACCTCTACGTCGGAACCCCCGACCACGACCTGACCGCGAGCCTGGCCGCGCTGCTGAAGGACGAGCAGGTGCCGTTCCTGGCCGCGTACCGCTACAAGGAGAGCGGGCTGCGCAAGCGAGCGGAGTGGGAGGAGGTCTGGGAGCTCCAGCGCCGGGAGGACGCCTGGACCGCCGCCCGAGCCGAGCACTTCTCCGGCTGGTTGCGGGACCGGCTCACCGAACACGAGCTGACCCGGCCGGATCTGGCCAGTTGGCGGCCGAAGGCGCCCGCCCGCGGCACCAAGGGTAAAAAGAAGGTCAAGAACACCCAACCGACGGCTGAGAAGGGGAACTGACGAATGGCGGCCTCTCCCGACGGTGCGGTGCTGCTCAGGGACGTCATCGAGATCCCCGAGTCGCTGAGCGCGAACGACTTCGTGCTCAAGCTCAGCGACGGCGTCTCGCGTATCGACGCGACCCTGGCCAGCTACGTGGTCACCCCGCAGCTCGCGCAGAGCTTCGACGCGGCCCTCGGCTACGTCCAGGGCACCCTGGAGAAGGGGGCCAGCGACGCGGTCTTCCTGCACGGCTCGTTCGGCTCGGGCAAGAGCCATTTCATGGCGGTGCTCAACGCCATCCTCCAGCACAACCCGGACGCCCGGGGGCTCCGTGACCTGGAGGGGGTGCTCGACAGGCATGACCGTTGGCTGGCCGGGAAAAAGCTGCTCTGCCTCAACTACCACCTGATGGGCGCCTCGACGGTCGAGGAGGCTCTGCTCGGCGGCTCGGTTACCAGGGCATCGCCCTCTTCATCGACGAGCTGGTGCTCTGGCTCGCCTCCCGCAGCAACGACACGACGTTCGTCAACCGCGAGGGCCCCAAGCTCTCCAAGCTGGTGGAGTCGGCGTCCAGCAGGCGCCCGATCCCGCTGATGTCGTTCGTCGCCAGGCAGCGGGACATCAAGGACTTCCTCGGCGCGAACTTCACCGGCGCGGAGAAGTACGCCACCGGCCAGACGTTCCGCTGGTGGGAGGACCGCTTCAACAAGATCGTCCTTGCCGACGGCAACCTCCCGTTGATCGTGGAACGGCGGCTGCTCTCCCTCAAGCCCGGCGGCCGGGAGAAGCCGGAGGCGGCGTTCGCGCATGTGACCCGGGAGCCGAAGGTCTGGAACGTGCTGCTGGACGGGCTGGACGACTCCTCCGACCAGCTCTCCTTCCGCCGGACCTATCCGTTCTCACCGGCGCTGGTCTCCACCATGGTCGCCCTCGCCGGCCTGCTGCAGCGGGAGCGGACCGGCTTGCGGACCATGGCCGAGCTGCTCCGCCGGGGCCGGGACGAGCTGAGGGTGGACGATCTGATCCCGGTCGGCGACGTCTACGACGTATTGATGAGCGCGGGCATGGTGCCGCTCACCGACGACATAGCGCAGCACTTCGCCAACGCGCGGACCCTGTTCGAGGAGAAGCTGCTGCCCCGGCTGCTGGACCGGCACCGGCTCACCACCGACCGGGCCGAGGGCCTGCCGCGGACCCACGCCTTCGTCAGCGACGCCCGGCTGGTTAAGACGGCGCTGCTCACCGCGATTGCGCCGAACGTCCCCGCGCTGCGCAACCTCACCGCGCTGAAGCTGGCCGCGCTGAAGCTGGCCGCGCTGAAGCTGGCCGCGCTGAACCACGGCACGATCAAGGTCCGGCTGGTGGGCGACGAGACCGGCAAGGTGCTGGCCCTCTTCAAGGAGCTCGGGCAGTCGGGGGTGAGCGAGATCCACCTCTCCGACGACCAGAGAAACCCGCTGATCACGATTCAGCTCGCGGGCGTCGACTACGAGAGCGTGCTGGACCGGGTCCGCAACCAGGACACCAACGGAGAGCGCCGGCAGCTGCTGCGCAAGCTGGTCTTCACCTCGCTCGGCGCGTCGGCTCCCGCCGACACCATCGGCGGCGGGTACACGCACTCGTTCGTCTGGCGCGGCAGCCGCCGCACGGTGGACCTGGTCTACGGCAACGTCCGCAACGCCGAGGAGCTGCCGGACTCCGCGCTGCTCGCCGAAGGCGACCGGTGGAAGCTCGTCATCGACTTCCCGTTCGACGAGCAGAACTTCGGCCCCAACGACGACCTGGCCAGGATCGAGTCCGAGGTGCGGCGCAGCGACCTCACCACCGTGCTGGAGTATCTGGAGGCGGCGGCGGCCGACGAGCACGGCCGAGTCCCGATCGCGGCCAAGGACCGCGAGGTGCTCAAGAAGGTGGCCAACCCGCTGAAGCTCGGTGAGGCGCTGGAGAACGCGTTCCTGCTGACCGCCGACACCTTCCCGCTGCGCCGGCACCTCACCCAGCTCGCCGCCCAGGACGGCCTGGAGCAGTCCATCGGGGTCGGCAAGCTGATCGGCTGGCTGGACCAGCCGCAGGCGCGCGGCCTGGACCCGGCCGTTCGCGGGCTGGTCGTCGCGGCGTTCGCGCTGGCACAGGACCGCGAATGGTTCCGCGGCGAGGAGGGACCGGTCCCCCGGCCACCGGTGGACCGGATCGACGCCGCCTACGAGCTGCGACTGCCCCGGCTGCCCGACGAGTCCATCTGGCGCGGC
This window contains:
- a CDS encoding protein kinase domain-containing protein → MRAAKREYSVLENAAYPGIARAIELYEHERGPAVVFTHDPTEVRLDHFLRQKGGSLSVDQRVELIRTLTGTLRYAHARRLIHRRLSPLSVYVRTLGDGRYGARVRDWHTAGRMLPGQTGQVAGTRTLEILTDRGAHGYLARETLHNTDADAVLADVFGLGALTFLILTGKAPAESNEELLLRIVRENGLDLTLELPGASQTMADLVREATTGDVDLRTESVDRFAQALEELIAELGGQPRVDPLTAGQGAVLGTKEEPGRFEVIQRLGQGSTAVALLVKDSRHGEAVLKVALDEEGARRRLLDEATVLPSNQSGRPHLDGHPAPGAIGAVQLSTTWIKAHQHAAVS
- a CDS encoding DUF7008 domain-containing protein, giving the protein MISIQEELDWEVYKLYGILEEDLTYGGKDLPGLALGERAFEIVLGRQVEAGGTETAWFERHRSTMRTDLPEHWPEAYKELVRRRIDFIANKPLLGLVERPECKRRWAAEPYETTRANALRDWLLDRLEKPSLWSDRNGDPRALSVAQLADLARLDTDFRQVLDLYVGTPDHDLTASLAALLKDEQVPFLAAYRYKESGLRKRAEWEEVWELQRREDAWTAARAEHFSGWLRDRLTEHELTRPDLASWRPKAPARGTKGKKKVKNTQPTAEKGN
- a CDS encoding DUF6079 family protein, giving the protein MAASPDGAVLLRDVIEIPESLSANDFVLKLSDGVSRIDATLASYVVTPQLAQSFDAALGYVQGTLEKGASDAVFLHGSFGSGKSHFMAVLNAILQHNPDARGLRDLEGVLDRHDRWLAGKKLLCLNYHLMGASTVEEALLGGSVTRASPSSSTSWCSGSPPAATTRRSSTARAPSSPSWWSRRPAGARSR